A part of Streptomyces sp. NBC_01210 genomic DNA contains:
- a CDS encoding serine hydrolase, whose amino-acid sequence MTEDAAGRGISRRRLGSGALALGGALALAPIPFAEAAGASGPGGGSGSGPGGGSRSGHGGGSRSGHGSARPTLRRGSAERAGLLPGRLDQLVTDAKKFLGPSPKYPWYAGAVLLAGRGGTVALHEPIGKAVRYSAYDEKTDTAVEFPADRQISMAEDTVFDLASVSKLFTSILTVQQIERGTLGLEAKVASYLPDFAGAGKQDITVRQLLTHTSGFRAWIPLYKEPTREGRLRLLWNEAPASQPGTKYLYSDLNLISLQLILEGITGHTLDVLLRKEITAPLGMQRTRYNPPASWKPRIAATEDARLPWSGLDRGLVWGEVHDENAYSFGGVAGHAGVFSCAWDLAILARTLLNGGVYGRSRILRPSSVELMFTDFNTAFPGDEHGLGFELYQHWYMGAMATPRTAGHTGFTGTSLVLDPSTDSFLIVLGNSVHPVRGWRSGSAPRVAAANNMARAVAVRPEHGRTAWFSGMAGSTAATLTLPPLALASERARLRCSLWWDTEPGSDVLFLEASADQGATWRPVPFTTVHKGAEPQPHPTGSVSGWSGRVWHWLTADLSAWRGSKVRLRWRYATDQLHVGRGVYVDSIRVEDRGRPVFDEGRPADAALIEANGWTTSRD is encoded by the coding sequence GAGGCGGCGGGGGCGTCGGGCCCGGGTGGCGGCTCGGGCTCCGGCCCCGGTGGCGGCTCGCGCTCCGGTCACGGTGGCGGCTCGCGCTCCGGTCACGGTTCGGCGCGGCCGACGCTGCGGCGCGGTTCCGCCGAGCGGGCCGGGCTGCTCCCCGGCCGACTGGACCAACTAGTCACCGACGCGAAGAAGTTCCTCGGCCCCTCCCCCAAGTACCCCTGGTACGCGGGTGCCGTACTGCTCGCGGGGCGCGGCGGCACGGTGGCGTTGCACGAGCCGATCGGCAAGGCGGTGCGCTACTCGGCTTACGACGAGAAGACCGACACGGCCGTGGAGTTCCCGGCGGACCGGCAGATCTCGATGGCCGAGGACACCGTCTTCGATCTGGCGTCCGTCTCGAAGCTGTTCACCTCAATCCTCACCGTTCAACAGATCGAGCGGGGCACGCTCGGCCTTGAGGCCAAAGTCGCCTCCTACCTCCCGGATTTCGCGGGCGCGGGCAAGCAGGACATCACCGTGCGCCAGCTGTTGACACACACATCCGGATTCCGCGCCTGGATTCCGCTGTACAAGGAGCCGACCCGGGAAGGGAGACTCCGGCTGCTGTGGAACGAGGCGCCGGCCAGTCAGCCCGGCACCAAGTACCTCTACTCCGACCTCAATCTGATCTCGCTGCAGCTGATCCTCGAGGGGATCACCGGTCACACTCTGGATGTACTGCTCCGAAAGGAGATCACCGCTCCACTCGGGATGCAGCGCACGCGCTACAACCCGCCCGCCTCATGGAAGCCGAGGATCGCCGCCACCGAGGACGCCCGGCTGCCCTGGTCGGGGCTCGACCGCGGTCTGGTCTGGGGCGAGGTGCACGACGAGAACGCATACAGCTTCGGCGGCGTTGCGGGCCACGCCGGAGTCTTCTCCTGCGCCTGGGACCTCGCGATCCTCGCCCGCACCCTCCTCAACGGCGGTGTCTACGGACGCTCCCGCATTCTGCGCCCGTCGTCGGTGGAGCTGATGTTCACCGACTTCAACACCGCCTTCCCCGGCGACGAGCACGGCCTCGGCTTCGAGCTCTACCAGCACTGGTACATGGGAGCGATGGCCACGCCACGCACCGCGGGCCACACCGGCTTCACGGGCACCAGTCTGGTCCTCGATCCGAGCACCGACTCGTTCCTGATCGTGCTGGGCAACTCCGTGCACCCGGTGCGTGGTTGGCGCTCCGGCAGCGCCCCGCGGGTCGCCGCCGCCAACAACATGGCCCGTGCGGTCGCCGTCCGCCCGGAGCACGGACGCACCGCCTGGTTCTCCGGCATGGCGGGCTCCACCGCCGCCACGCTGACCCTGCCCCCGCTCGCCCTCGCGTCCGAGCGGGCGCGGCTTCGGTGTTCGCTGTGGTGGGACACCGAGCCGGGCTCGGACGTGCTGTTCCTGGAGGCGTCGGCGGACCAAGGAGCGACGTGGCGGCCGGTGCCGTTCACGACCGTACACAAGGGGGCCGAGCCGCAGCCGCACCCGACGGGCTCGGTATCCGGCTGGTCCGGTCGTGTCTGGCACTGGCTGACCGCGGACCTGTCGGCCTGGCGCGGTTCCAAGGTCCGGCTGCGCTGGCGGTATGCGACCGACCAGCTCCATGTCGGCCGCGGCGTCTATGTGGACTCGATCCGCGTCGAGGACCGCGGACGCCCGGTATTCGACGAGGGCAGACCCGCGGACGCCGCCCTGATCGAGGCGAACGGCTGGACGACGTCCCGGGACTGA